One window of Dehalococcoidia bacterium genomic DNA carries:
- a CDS encoding DegV family protein yields the protein MPYSNGSDSARLIKRLNPDRELPYCQTLFRSVYCLHRIIASDYILRRRFMAVRIITDRTCDIPPELEKELNIINIPVYLVFGKTSFRDGVDITTDQFYQKLLHEPVYPTTSQPTPKDFADVFNNLSQEADGILAIHISKKLSGTINSAEQAVKMVTTKGPIEIIDSLSVSLGVGLQVIAAARMAKQGKKLAEISAAVKSMVPNTKVFILFDTLEYLAKGGRIGKAKSLMGAILNVKPTLYSP from the coding sequence ATGCCGTACTCAAACGGCTCGGACTCGGCAAGGCTGATAAAAAGGCTAAACCCTGACCGTGAACTTCCCTATTGCCAAACCCTCTTCCGTTCTGTATACTGCCTGCATCGCATAATCGCATCCGACTATATTTTAAGGAGGAGATTTATGGCTGTCAGAATCATCACCGATAGAACCTGCGACATCCCCCCTGAACTCGAAAAAGAGCTGAACATCATCAACATCCCTGTATATCTTGTCTTCGGCAAAACATCTTTCCGCGACGGAGTCGATATTACCACCGACCAATTCTACCAGAAGCTGCTGCACGAGCCGGTCTATCCCACCACATCCCAGCCTACGCCTAAGGACTTTGCGGATGTATTCAATAACCTGTCCCAGGAAGCCGACGGCATCCTGGCAATCCATATTTCAAAAAAGCTGTCCGGCACCATTAATTCCGCCGAGCAAGCCGTTAAAATGGTGACCACGAAAGGCCCTATCGAGATAATCGATTCTCTATCGGTATCGCTGGGCGTTGGTCTACAGGTAATAGCCGCCGCCAGGATGGCCAAACAGGGCAAGAAGCTGGCTGAAATCAGCGCCGCCGTGAAAAGCATGGTGCCCAATACCAAAGTATTTATCCTCTTCGATACGCTGGAGTATCTGGCCAAGGGCGGACGCATCGGCAAGGCCAAGTCGCTGATGGGCGCGATTCTTAATGTCAAGCCCACGTTGTATTCTCCGTAA